A part of Colius striatus isolate bColStr4 chromosome 13, bColStr4.1.hap1, whole genome shotgun sequence genomic DNA contains:
- the LOC104559170 gene encoding V-set and immunoglobulin domain-containing protein 4 — translation MGLLVRAAVLVTLLLLCNAFPDLTGPNEIKGVWKGSTTLPCAYVPVKEFVQETLLWTVVHDQSSGTVFRRDKTGDHVALTEYRGRVSVLKDAPGNVSLHILNLEISDRGAYTCQVTWRNSNNSLIAKEITTQVEVVKVAVSKPIVRAGELGLTVPAGASTSLTCVASGSPPISYRWFRGTPGGKALLLSSQAELAWDSLQPSDTGQYYCEAQNGVGARTAQQSNVVELIVRDVLTTTVASWTDVGASASHPPTTDLPVTAVISENGVGYPEKNSTTQNLQGTHLSLYLVILIALVCGAVVFLVIFLIICIRKPKDTQVYDVKFHNSRAAASPRSESTGHYEEAIISTENNYVMEPMTDGRSEDVKKNGNDCVENTQESEYEIGDTV, via the exons ATGGGGCTGCTGGTGAGAGCAGCCGTGCTTGTGACTCTTCTTCTCCTCTGCAACG cttttccagaCCTGACTGGCCCCAATGAGATCAAAGGTGTATGGAAAGGATCTACCACCTTGCCATGTGCCTATGTGCCTGTCAAGGAGTTTGTGCAGGAAACGCTGCTGTGGACTGTGGTACACGATCAGAGCTCTGGCACCGTCTTTCGGAGGGATAAAACCGGTGACCACGTTGCCCTGACGGAGTACAGGGGCAGGGTCAGCGTCCTGAAGGATGCCCCAGGGAATGTGTCTCTCCACATCCTGAACCTGGAGATCTCTGACAGGGGAGCCTACACTTGCCAGGTCACCTGGAGAAACAGCAACAACAGCCTGATAGCAAAAGAGATCACCACTCAAGTGGAGGTTGTTAAAG TTGCAGTGAGCAAGCCCATCGTCAGGGCCGGCGAGCTGGGGCTGACGGTCCCGGCAGGAGCCAGCACCAGCCTGACCTGTGTGGCCAGCGGGTCCCCCCCCATCAGCTACCGCTGGTTCAGGGGCACCCCGGGAGGGAAAGCCCTGCTCCtgagcagccaggctgagctggcGTGGGACAGCCTGCAGCCCTCCGACACCGGGCAGTACTACTGCGAGGCACAGAACGGGGTTGGGGCTAGGACTGCACAGCAGAGCAACGTCGTGGAGCTGATAGTGAGAG ATGTGCTGACAACAACCGTGGCCTCTTGGACAGACGTGGGAGCCTCAGCGAGCCACCCCCCAACCACAG ATCTGCCTGTAACAGCAGTGATTTCTGAGAATGGTGTGGGATACCCAGAAAAGAATTCTACAACTCAGA ATCTCCAAGGGACTCACTTGTCTCTGTACCTGGTCATCCTGATTGCTCTGGTTTGTGGTGCTGTGGTTTTCCTTGTCATCTTTCTTATCATTTGCATTCGGAAGCCCAAAGACA CTCAAGTCTATGACGTAAAATT CCATAACTCGagagcagcagcttctccaaGGTCTGAAAGCACAGGTCACTATGAGGAAGCCATCATCTCCACCGAAAACAACTATGTGATGGAGCCCATGACAGATGGAAGATCTGAAGATGTAAAAAAGAATGGCAATGACTGTGTTGAAAACACCCAGGAATCTGAATATGAAATAGGAGACACTGTATGA